Genomic window (Phacochoerus africanus isolate WHEZ1 chromosome 1, ROS_Pafr_v1, whole genome shotgun sequence):
CACAATGAGTACAGCCACATACCGCTGTGTAAATGCAGCGCCACGTTTGCGTCCTCCATCTAACATTCCCTGAGTCAGATGCTTGGTGAGTGGGATTTCCGACAAAACCCTTCCCTGTCCTTGACAGTGTTTCTCCCTCTGATTGTGTGTGACTGCATATGTGCTGACCTGTGCAAAATGGCCTCACTTGAAAGAGGGAGGCTCTTGCATCAGATGGACCacatttgaatcccagctctgccaaagTGTTGTCCCCAGACCTGCAGCAGCCACACTACTCAGGAGCTTGTTAAGAAAgcagactcaggagttcccattgtggcgcagcagaaatgaatccgactaggaaccatgaggttgcaggtttgatccctggcctcgctcagtgggttaaggatccagtgttgctgggagctgtggtgtaggtcgaagacccggctcagatcccgcattgctgtggctgtggtgtaggccggcagctgtagctccgatttgacccctagcttgggaacctctgtgtgctgcaggtgcggccctaaaaagcaaaaaaaaaaaaaaaaaaaaaaaaagaatgcactcAATCCCAGGCCAGATTTCCTGATCAGGATTGTTTTTACAAGCTCCTCAAGTGGTTGGCATGCCCATTACAGTTGGAGAAGTACTAAGATCGATTAGTTACTATCTGAGGCTTATAAGGGTATGCAGGGTTGTCAGAGTTCAGTGACATATGGCACTTAAAGTGAATGGCACCTGAGGTGCTTAGTGTCTAGTTCCTTTCCCCCATAGCCAAATGCATTTGCTTTATGTAAACATGAGGAATGGCAACACTTTTAtagaagaatgatttttaaaaattgtttatttattttttgctttttagggctgcaccctcggcatatggaagttcccaggctaggagttaaatcagagctacagttgccagcatacaccacagccacagcaatgtgggattcgagccgcgtctgcaacctacaccacagctcacagcaacgccggatccttaacccactgagcgaggccagggatcgaacctgcaacctcatagttcctagtcagatttgtgtccactgtgccacaacaggaactccgaggaatgatttttaaatgtatcgtTTCCATGATCTCAAGGGAAAGGCCCAGGGGAAATGCCAGCCTTTCCAAGAACGTGTCCTAGGTGCTCAGCGAGAATTAAGCTCTTCCCTCCATGTGCAAGGGGCACTTTGAGTTTTTTAGTGGTTACATATACATATCTATCTTCTCCATCGAGCAGGCAGCTGAGCTCAGGAACCAAGCTCTATCCACTATCTCGTCCACGAGTCCAGGCACAGCGCTTTTCCACACAACTCAAAGGCCATTAAGGTGTGAGGAATTGTGGAAGGTATAGTGGCAAagctgaaaatgaaatattattcctcCACCTAATGAGCTTCCAACATGACTGTTTATGTGGCTCCCAGATGCTAGGCATTTTGGAACTGTTTCAGAATAATCCATCTCGTCTCCCCAACAGATGTGCTATTCTACCACTTCCTGCATCATGTGACTAACTTGAAACGGAACCAGATCACAATTGTGTTTAACATGCTGGACTGGAATGCTGTGGGCGAGATTGGTTTTGACCAGTTCTACATGCTGGTTTGCATACTCCTGGCACGGGAGGCAAGTAAAGAGTCAGGTTCTGGGGTGGAGGCAGCAGAGCTTGGCTGCTGCCACCATTTTGCCAAAGGTAGCACTGAATTAAGAGTTCATcagagagtttcctggtggcgtagcagttaaggatccagcactgtcactgctgtgaatgggttagatctctggcctggggaacttgtgcatgcttcaggtgtggcaaaaagaagaaaaagagcataTCAGAATCTGTTTTCTATTCAACctgaaataaggagaaaaaatggGGGGAGAACTACCTTTGGTTCCTAAATGATCCATCTATAACCTAGAAATTTCCAAAGGTTACCCAGCCCCCCGATCCCATGTGGCCATTCTCAGGAACAAATCTCATCCTATCACACCCCTCCTTGGCATGCCCTTCCTTTGAGGGCGGGCCTTAAGTGATCACCAGGAACCCCAAGGGCCCCTCTCCCTCAACAGCACCTTTCCTCAGAGAACTTTCTGAAGGGGACGGATGATGGAGATGACAGCTGCTCTTCTTTGGGTTCCCACCTTACCTTGCACACACTATTAGTGTGTATTTACTTATTTCCACTCCTCGAGGAAAGGCACCCATGTCTTCATCATTTTACCACCAGTGATGTGACTTTCCCAGTAGATTTTCACTGAACATAAGGAAATGCATTCTGGTGACTAGAGTTCTGtctagcagagctacagacactAGAGGCAGCGCACTTTCCCCTTGAAGGCAGACGCTGAAGCAGGACCTGATCCATTGACCATCGAACCCTTTCAGCTCTGAGCTGCTATGATTTTGCCTCTTGCCTTTGGCTCTCTGGGGAATGGGCTAGTGAATACTCAAGTCTTGATGTAGGAGTTTAGGAAGGAGCAATGACTCTGATCCATGAAACATCCTTTACATGTTTCTCTCAAAACAGAACCACCTGGAGGAGCAATTTATTTTCCGTCATTCCCGGCCTGTTTTTGAGCTGCTTGACTTGGATGGGGAGCTGAAAATTGGTCCAGCCAACTTCCACATGTACAACTTTCtcttcaatattaaaaaacagCAACTCAGAGAGCTCTACCATGACTTCGACATCACAGGGGACCGCGTAAGTGCAGATCCCTAGAGGGTGGCGTGGCAGCCTCTCTGTTCAAGGGTAGAGGCCAGTGTTCCGCTACCTACAGCAAAGACGGGGAGGACGAGGGTGGGAAGAACCCGCTCGAGTTTGTCAAGGCGCTgggatcagaaaaaaaatgaagagatttatAGGCCCGTGCAAGAGAGAGGTTTGAATAACTAAGTGCTTTGTCACATAACATGGATATAAAATTACAGATGTTCAGAGAAGGGGATTTTGTTTAGAAGTTTAAAGAGGAAATATATTAGGGGAAGGGTCTTAGGAGTTGGTCTTAGGGGAAGGGTTTATAGATTTTaataaattgaaaggaaaaaattcttagATAGGAACATATGAGCAAAATCCTAAGAGGAAACAACTATGGAGAAGACAGAGAATTCTGTCTATTTAAAGaggaagtccaggagttcctgttgtggcacagtggttaacgaatccaactacgaatgatgaagttgcgggttcgatccctggcctagctcagtgggttcaggatccactgttgccatgagctgtggtgtaggttgcagacatggcttggatctggtgttgccatggctgtggagtaggccagcggctacagttctgattagacccctagcctgggaacctccatatgcctcgggagtggccctagaaaagacaaaaaaaaaaaaagaggaagtccATACTGGGGAAGCAAGTCAGGGCTAAGGTTTAAAAAGATGGGTCACACTGTGAAGCAGCTCAGATGGCAACCCGACACATTGGGACTTGACCTCAGCAGGAGAAAGTGACCCTTGGTGCCTTTATAGTCTACAACAGACTCTCTGTTCCTGGCTCCTAGACTACAATCAGATTATAATTATGTTCAAGCTTTTAAATGAGAAAtgaggcattcctgtcgtggctcagtggttaatgaatctgactaggaaccatgaggttgtgggttcgatccccagtctcgttcagtgggttaaggatccggcgttgctgtgagctgtggtgtaggtcgcagacgcggctcatatctggtgttgctgtggcatgggccagtggctacagctccgattagaaccccagcctgggaacctctatatgccaagggagtggccctacaaaaggcaaaataaataaataaataaacaattaaataaagGATTATAATCCTGACATTTGAAACAAAGTATCAAATCCatcctgaaataatttttcttttttccccctaacacAAGCTTCTTAATTACAAGGAATTTAAGCTGTTTACTATCTTCTCTATGGACAAATACCaggagaggcagaaagcagagagagagaaggaggagaaggctGTGCTCAAAAAGGTGTCACATCAAGCTAATGTGAGCCACAAGAGAGTCTTTTCGGATTTGAAAGTATAAATACAACTGTTAACATgtctaaaaataaagttagaacaTCCAAGTGGGTATCTTTGCATTGATTTCTGCACATGCAGGGTTCAGATGAGTGCTCCTCAATCAGCAGGGTCTTAACACGACAACCTTTAGACCTTACACACGACTCACGATTATGCAACGTGCAGTGACCACTTTCTCTTTGTCGACGTCCCAGTTCTGCTGCTGCTTTTCAGATCAACCCTGTCCATTAGGTCCCTGTGTATCCAAATTACCAACTCTTACTGGAGCTAAGCAGTTGGAAGGTGAGACTTTCCAAACACATGTCACTAGTGGTCCAACACTTTCAGAATCCTTTCTATTCTGTCAGTCCTTAGGCTGAGCCAACTTCAAATTGGCCAACGGAAAAGTGCCTccaaaccacagcaggaactgacTTATGGATGTGGGGACTGTGTTCCTCCTGGAACTTGAATGACTCTTCAATGAGTTAGGTGCTTAAGCAACTATACCAAACCTACTAGGCCAAAATATTACGTGCCCttgaataatttcaattttctgcaTAATTCCTGCcttgaataatttttaagtgtttttagcATAAGACTTGTGAATCCTGACTATACTGTGATGGTAAGGATGATGCCTATGCTTTGGTCAGTGCTTGCTAGGGGTCAGGCAGGGGCTTTAGATGCATGACTTTATTTGTCCTCCTAAACCTGGGACCTAGGTGTTATcctcagtttacagatgaagaaattgaggcatcAAGATTAAGAATCTTACCCAAGAACACATGACTCACTAGTGGTGGGATAAGAATTCGAATTCAAATTCAAGGTCAACTAGATGCTTGGGCTTAGAGCAGGTGACCTGAGTAACTTAACTCACTTCAATCTTAGCAGATTGTTAAATGTTCTAGGCTAGCATTTCACTGGCTCAGAAATCCCTTCTGCATGATGCTAATCATATCTTCTACCATACATTTCTAAGGGATAAGTTTGGCAATTAAAGAAATACAGCTCATTTACTATAAACCAAGGGTTTCTTAAGGATACATTATGCCACGTAACTGATTGTAAGGCATCCATTGAGTTCCAGAGTACCTAATAATCAGCAGAAATCACTGTCAATGTGCAACAGACAAGAATACCGCTTATCTAAGTGTGTCATTCCTAAGTCAAACTTGTAACTGAAATCACATTAATTACTATGAACATTCTCTATATTTACTCTAACAGTCGTGAGATGTTGAGAACACATTTATGAGCATGAGTAATGTTTAGCAGTCAaaacttctctctcttccccacaaTGGTACTACAAAAACCAAACAGAgccagcaaaaacaaaaacccaagtcACTTGAATTCTGGTTCCCACATGGGAATAACAGTAATGACCTCAAGGAATTATTGTGAGGATCAGAAAGATGCAAAGCATCTCACTTTTAGAACAgtgctcttctcttcctctcatttGGTGAGAAGTTTAGTTGTTATTCTCCAAGGAGAAGACCCTGTGGCAAACAAATTCCGACAGTACGACACCTATGCAAAGTACTGTACTGAGACTAGTACCCTCTGGCTCAATATGACAGCTAGAGATGACCTCCTGTTCCAAAGGGCCTCGCCACTAAGCTTATCTTGGGATtggtttctgcctctttcttggcAGCCTCAGTGGCTTTTGCTACTAGCCAGCCTTAGGACTGAGGCATAGTTCTGGGAGAAGAAACTATAATGAAGTCCTGGGAAGGCTTCTCTTTCCTGTTTTGTAAGGAGAACACTCTTGAGATATATATAAAGGGTAaccatggcattttttttttcatagtctcTAAAGCAATGAAGGTATTATACCACTTTTGTTTCAGAatgggagcagggaggaaggatGGCTAGCCAAAGTAATAGGGTATACTAGGTTATAAATTGGGCTAAAgacattttaaactaaaatttaattattcgattaaaatttcacattttaggagttccattgtggctcagcaataatgagcctgactagtatccatgaggacacaggttcctccctggccttggtcagtggattaaggatctggcgttgccgtgagctgtgatgtaggtcacagatgcggctcagatcctgtgttgtcctGCGTTGTGGCTGTAGCGCAGGCTGTCAGTtacagttccctagcctgggactgtccatatgccatgggtgcagccctaaaaaaaaaaaaaaaagacagaaaactcaaattttaaataaattaataatagtaTTAACATTTAATATTAAGGAGATAGTAGTTTTCCCGCTCTTCCCAGGAAACCATCAGGGTGACTATAAAATgtaccatggagttcccgttgtagtgcagaggaaatgaatccaactaggaaccatgaggttgtgggttcaatccctggcctcgctcagtgggttaaggatccggtgttgctgtgagctgtggtgtaggtcgaagacccggctcgggtctggcatcgctgtggctgtggcgtaggccggtggctatagctccagttagacccctagcctgggaattccatatgccgcgggtgtggtcctaaaaagacaaaagtcaaaaaaaaaaaaaaaaaaaggccagatcAGTTTTGCTGACACCCGCTGAGACAGGCAGTTACCCTTGTCAGAGGCCCTACAGAGCtgagaacaaaaaccaaagaagacTTGGCTACAATAAGGGAGATTATTAggcacattcctttttttctcttttccataagTAAAAGAACTAAGTAACAACATTTGAAAGTTGGAGGTGGACCTGGGTATATTTGGTAATTTGTCCAATTAACAAGAccataaaaaaaagttatagtcccatcatggtgcagcggaaacgaatctagctaggaaccatgaggttgcgggttcaatccctggcctcgcttggtaggttaagcatctggtgctgccgtgagctgtggtgtaggttgcagatgcggctcggatcccgcgttgctgtggctatggtgtagactggcggctacagctccgattagacccctagcgtgggaacctccatatgctgcaggtgcagccctcaaaaaagatgaaaagaccaaaaaaaaaaaaaaaaaagtatagtctTAAAGTGGGGTAGATaactatctggaaaaaaaattctgggctgctactctgttttttttcaccaaaaaaacctccagataatgaaatcataaaagatacactaaaaacatgcaaaaattttttaaaatctcagagTGGGTATGACCTTTTGAAGTTAGGAAGAAAACCAAGAAGCCATAAATACAAGACACCAGATCTGATATCTGCACATAGTAaatgacacaaaaacaaataatatgtGATAGAAAATGACTGATCTCCTTAACATAGaaagaatatttacaaatcaaGAGGATAAAGACCAAAATGCACTAGGAACACGGGCAAACATAAGCAGGTAATTcacaggaataaaaatataaatggccTTAAACTATGCAGTATAATGCTAAACTTcacttaaagaaaaaacacaaagtaaaaccacaggacacaggagttcctgtcatggttcagtggttaacaaatctgactagcatccatgaggacgcaggttcgatccctggcctcgctcagtgggttaaggatctggcattgctgtgagctgtggtgtaggtcgcagatgcggctcagatcctgcactgcagtggctgcggtattggctggcagctgcagctctgactaggacccctagcctgggaaccgccatatgccgcaggaggggccctaaaaagcaaaaccaccaccaccaccaccacaggaCACAGGTTTCCACCTAGACTGTCAAAGATCAAAGAGTTGGTCAGGGTATAGGAAAATACATCAATATAGTAGTCATATTGCTGTAGTAGTTAATCGGTAAAATCTATTTGGAGGGCAATTCAGCATGTACTCTCCAAACATACACACTTTGCTGGAGCAATTCTCCCTCCTTAAGAAGCctgttatatacacatacatgatgTAAAGATGTAGCCATCAAAAGGACATTTCACAGCAGCCTGGTTTACAGTAGCAAAAGACTAGAAACTGCCAGGCTGACCAGAATTAAGAGTCTGAAATAACTGTGGTACTCCAGACAATGACTTACGGCTCTAAGACGAATGAAGCACATCTAGCCCTACTTATATGGAACGAGCTCTAAGAGTCACTGTTTTAGAGAAAGATCAGCTGTATAGAATAACATATGTatttatggaaaaaatagaaagtgtgGGTGAATATACTCATACAtactagaacagtggttctcacaTTGGGATCCCCAGACTAGTAGCAGCAACAGCATCTGGTaacttttagaaatgcaaattattgggCCCCACTCAGACCTACTAACTCAGAGGTAACTCAGTACCTCTGGGGGAACAGCCCAACAATGtgtgttttaataagccctccaggTAACTCTGAGGCAcgctcaagtttgagaactatGGTATGAGAGTATCTTGAAAGATATCAAAAAGCTGGTGGCAGCTGTTACCTCTGGGAAGAAATGGGAGATAAAGAACAGGAGTGGAAGAGAATTTTCACTTTGATATGCTTGGATTTTTTCCCTCATGCTTATGTATcacctattttaaataaaaatttaacaatcaAAACCTGACATTTTGACCCAAAACGGATAAAGAAATGGGCTCAGTGCAACTGAATTATGGGTTTTGgttcacaggatttttttttttttctcccactttttttagctgcaccagcagcatgtggaagttcctgggccagggatcaaaactgaccTGCAGgatattcttaaaaaaacaacatattttaGACCAAGATTTCAATGTAGTAAATAAAGTATATCTGTAAGTGACCACGTATAGTTTGACATAGAAGAGCCTAATTTTGGTGATAATGAACTTGTTATTTACTGAgctgggagtttttaaaaatggagaaaacctTTTTAGAGGTTTTATCAGAATGAAGCAGACTACCCTTATTGCAGAGAGTAACAATTAAAAACCCAGAATAACggcaaagacaaagagaaaaattgaactttttttttttttttaaaaaagcacaaaaacccTACATACTAAAATTGTACACATCAAGTATTGGTCCAATCTTATAACAATCTATTTACAATTAAACAGCACCATGGTTTTCTCATCTAGGTTAGTTAAACATGCCCAGAAAATTGTTATTCAAAGTATatgttcctttaaaataaaataaactcttaaGAGAGCTCAAAttctcaacaaacaaaaaaaccctcttaccAACCATAGATGATTATGATATCACCAAATGTACTTGAGAAAAATAGATTTGAACACTCTTTTCCCCTCCAGTTGACAAACTCTGAAAGATGTTGCTATTCAACATGGCACGCAACAAAGAAACTTTCTGGCGACAGGTGCATTGCACTCAAATACCCTCACATACCTCTACCTCCATATATAGAAATACTCCTTTGGAATTAATGCTGCTGTCTCCTCTTGAATTTAAGATTCAGTTATCAGCAAACCTAAATTAAATGTAACCATAATCATTAAGATGATGGCATAAAAAAGAGAAGTAGTTAAAGCTCTCAGAAACATAATGTTACAATTATAGATATTATGTCTAATCAGGCTATAGGAAATGTAATACCATTTTAAACATTACATTTAAACTAAATAGCAGTTTCATTTTGCCATTAAAATTAATGATGGTGCTTCACATACAAAACAGGTGTGGAGGTTTACTTCCCATTTGAGAACAACCTAAGTGCCTTCTTCCCCCTACTTTTCCATCTCGTAGACTCTCAGGGGTCCAGAGATCACGCAGTAGCCCCCTCTTCACTTAAGGAACCAACTTTAAAAGGGTTCCAAATTAAATATAATCCTTGGCATCTTTATTCCAGTCACAGTAGAGAAGAATCAGGTTATCTCCCTGAATGTGTCAGTCCTCTAATCTGCAGATGCTTCTTAAGTTGCCTCTCTGCTAGGTAAGGTGAGGGGAAAACACTCATCCTCCACAACTAGGGGTAACAGCAAGCTGTGGGGAGCGCTAGAGTAGGAAAAGCAATAGATCATCATTTGGTCTCACTGCCAATGTTTAAGTGACGTCAGTAAATCTTTCGCACTAGTAAATTATAAGCTGAAATTCTTTCTAAGAGGTCGAACATAGGCACAATTCTCCCAGGCACAGCTAGATTGGGTTTTCCTTACACCCTCCTTGCAAACTAGGGGAGATAATTCATTATCCAACAGTGGGAACAGCTATACTTGACCCCTTACATTCCCTGGCCTAGTTTCCATGCATTTGGGGGCACAGTTAGCTCTGAAAAGTCCTAAGCAGAGTAGGTAGATCAATAAAGGTATTATATAGTAACGACTTTCTAAAGCCTGGATATGAAAACAGCTTCGTTATATAGACATTTCAAAGTACCTATGCAGCAAGAGGACAAGAGCCTTTTCACCTAAGTTTCAGTTGAAAATCTGAGCTCTGAATGCATTGACTAAATTATTGCCTAGTGTTCCAGAAAAGTGCCTGCCACCAACGTGCTGGAAGGCACCGAAATTTAGTGTGAATGTAAATAAGGAGCTGAACATATGGGGACAGGGAAAGCAATACTGAAACACAATTTACCATTCTCTACTCCTTTATGGCTAAATATTGAGTGAGCAAAGTATTCAGATCAGAAAAGAAGCGAACCTCAAATACTGCTCTTTtcagtttccattttaaaaagctcAAGTTTTATAACTGTTCTGATTTCTGGGAATCGTATTTGATGTGTTTTAAGAATTCTGTATTCACAAGGTGCTTGGTGCTGTTCTTCATGGATGCACTGCTCTATTTACAGTCCGGATCATTTACGTATAGCCATTACACGGTTGctgggtattttaaaataaatggttatCTATTTCTTAACTGCCTCTCGAATTAGAAACTGTAATTACATGAGTCTCAAAGGCTGGCTCTTtgtgttttattaattatttttgttggtCTCCATCACAGATGGAATTTTTCACTGGTAATTCCTCAGAACTAAATCCATTCATACGGAATTCAGAGCAGTGAAAATAAATTTCACGCGTAGAGTaggaaacaataacaacaataaaaaggagcgggagggagctggggacagCCAACAGGACCAGTTCAGTTCTCAACTGGTGTCGGGCTTTGCAGAGGTTGGCTCATTATAACCTGTACAACATAGTCCTTTGGGATCTTTAGCTCTTCCAACTTCATTTTGTCGGTGAGAGGTCTGCCAGAAAAGAACCACCGCTGACTAGCCGGCTCCACTCCTTCCGCTGCATGTAGCCGCCTCTTCATGTGGTACACTGTGTCTGTGCTGCGGACCACAAGTTTGAGGTCTTTGCCAGTGGAAAGGCGCAAACGGAGCTGAGATTCATATCCAGAATTGGGTGGTGGGTCAGGAATATCCAGAGTCTCTATGTCGCTCTTTTCCTCTATCATGTTGATTGGTGGTGCCAAGCAATAGACTGGAAGCTGGTATCTATTCCCCAGTTCATCATAGCACTCTGTAAGTGCACctgcagaaagagaagacaggaaaaagactttaaatgaatgcatttttctttacatcttgTAAAATGCTCAAACTCCTCTTGCTAGCTTGCtactatagagaaaaaaatgtaaagcaagGCCAACCTCTGTCAGCTGACCATCAATGATTATCAAGGCCCATGACCAATTATTTGAGTGTTGAATTTTACATTAACCAGGACCCTAGCTCCTCACCCTCACTTCTTCTAAGCCATTTCGTAACTAATGCACACTTTTattaaaagataaaggaaaagagggagttcccgtcgtggctcagtggttaacgaatctgactaggaaccatgaggttgcgggttcgatccctggccttgctcaggggttaaggatccggcgttaccatgagctgtggtgtaggttgcagatgatgctcggatcccacgttgctgtggctctggcgtaggccggcggctacagttccaattcgacccctagcttgggaatctccatatgcctcgggagcggcccaagggaaaaaaaagaagataaaggaaaagaaagcacacAAAATTCCAATTAACTAGTATTATCAGCATTTAGACCAAATTAAGGAGAGGTTCAAATTGCACTGGCAGatctttttaagaaatgaatcagctaaacttaaaaaaaaaaaaaaaaaaaggcaaaaacccagATTCCCAAGCTCAGTTCTCCACGTAGTATTCCAGAGCGGTCTTCTCAGTGCCTACCTAGACTTCCGAGGTTGAAGTACTTCGCCAGAAGTCCTCAGTCCAGAGAGAGCACAAACTTTGGATGACATGCTTACCATCTGTCTCTGGCTTGTGGCTTATGGACCTCACCAGCACAGCTACCACAGAAATGACTGAGATGTTTTATTTAAGCCTAATTAGACAATCTGCTACAAAAACTATGGGttaaaaaggaagagcaaaggtAAGGTGGCAGGAAGTTTATAACCTGCTAgctcaggggagggggaggaaagtgTTTCTGGCTTAAAAGAAGGTATTGATGACTAATTTCTTTATAAAGCATAAACTGCACTGTAATTATCAGAGCTTCCCTTGGGCAACTTAAGCTACTTAAT
Coding sequences:
- the EFCAB9 gene encoding EF-hand calcium-binding domain-containing protein 9 gives rise to the protein MKLKEGSFLWYLYLDKLYCLLSVRNVKALVEYFYLLDVHRKKTLNDVLFYHFLHHVTNLKRNQITIVFNMLDWNAVGEIGFDQFYMLVCILLARENHLEEQFIFRHSRPVFELLDLDGELKIGPANFHMYNFLFNIKKQQLRELYHDFDITGDRLLNYKEFKLFTIFSMDKYQERQKAEREKEEKAVLKKVSHQANINPVH
- the UBTD2 gene encoding ubiquitin domain-containing protein 2 isoform X1, with the protein product MGGCVGAQHDSSGSLNENSEGTGVALGRNQPLKKEKPKWKSDYPMTDGQLRSKRDEFWDTAPAFEGRKEIWDALKAAAHAFESNDHELAQAIIDGANITLPHGALTECYDELGNRYQLPVYCLAPPINMIEEKSDIETLDIPDPPPNSGYESQLRLRLSTGKDLKLVVRSTDTVYHMKRRLHAAEGVEPASQRWFFSGRPLTDKMKLEELKIPKDYVVQVIMSQPLQSPTPVEN
- the UBTD2 gene encoding ubiquitin domain-containing protein 2 isoform X2, yielding MTDGQLRSKRDEFWDTAPAFEGRKEIWDALKAAAHAFESNDHELAQAIIDGANITLPHGALTECYDELGNRYQLPVYCLAPPINMIEEKSDIETLDIPDPPPNSGYESQLRLRLSTGKDLKLVVRSTDTVYHMKRRLHAAEGVEPASQRWFFSGRPLTDKMKLEELKIPKDYVVQVIMSQPLQSPTPVEN